A window of the Lolium perenne isolate Kyuss_39 chromosome 7, Kyuss_2.0, whole genome shotgun sequence genome harbors these coding sequences:
- the LOC127315066 gene encoding uncharacterized protein, with protein MTTTTKIILLLLVLAPLLMTAAGKKCPGVPWLGAVAACRKASGTKLIYDLCIRTMREDGVDMSPSHKKEVTAYAILAAEDAANSYDRSMLAASNQLEHNESLPGQVRDAYEGCINDYTPAEDSLDRAVEKMKSGCDFAGLADLYLSGVASLESCRTRLVTLKYSTPVSPITSGKLLFCTGF; from the coding sequence ATGACTACTACAACGAAGATCATtctgctcctcctcgtcctcgcaccCCTCCTCATGACCGCCGCGGGCAAAAAATGTCCCGGCGTGCCGTGGCTGGGCGCGGTGGCGGCCTGCCGCAAGGCGAGCGGCACGAAGCTGATCTACGACCTGTGCATCCGCACGATGCGCGAGGACGGCGTGGACATGTCGCCGTCGCACAAGAAGGAGGTCACCGCGTACGCGATTCTCGCCGCGGAGGACGCCGCCAACTCCTACGACAGATCGATGCTGGCTGCGAGCAACCAGCTCGAGCACAACGAGTCGCTTCCTGGCCAGGTGAGGGATGCCTACGAGGGGTGCATCAACGACTACACCCCGGCGGAGGACTCCCTGGACCGCGCCGTGGAAAAGATGAagtccggctgcgacttcgccgggCTCGCCGATTTGTACCTGAGCGGCGTGGCGAGCCTGGAAAGCTGCAGGACCCGGCTGGTGACGCTGAAGTATTCGACGCCGGTGTCCCcgatcactagtggaaaactgctcttttgcaccggtttttaa
- the LOC127311874 gene encoding uncharacterized protein has translation MDKEGDGSDTALQKQEWARTQDVLKSRLILQDDFGWSLPSMSSDSDQSDPTGGKLKYIGGVDISFLKEGPSTACAALVVLNAQTLEIVHEEFDIVRMQVPYIPGFLAFREAPILLGLLEKMKTNAQHLYPQLLMVDGNGLLHPRGFGLACHLGVLADLPTIGVGKNLHHVDGLNQSEVRRQLEAKENCNKEYILLTGQSGATWGAAMRSCPGSSKPIYISVGHRILLDSAIGVVKYCCKYRVPEPTRQADIRSKVYLQQHLRLQQ, from the exons ATGGATAAAGAAGGAGATGGCTCTGATACGGCGCTGCAGAAACAAGAATGGGCGAG GACGCAGGATGTGCTCAAGAGCAGGCTCATCCTTCAAGATGATTTTGGGTGGTCTCTACCTTCGATGAGCTCGGATTCAGATCAGAGTGATCCCACAGGGGGCAAACTGAAGTACATAGGTGGGGTTGACATTAGCTTCCTGAAAGAAGGCCCTTCCACAGCGTGTGCTGCGCTGGTAGTTCTCAATGCTCAAACTTTGGAGATTGTTCATGAGGAGTTTGATATTGTCCGGATGCAAGTGCCCTACATTCCTGGGTTTCTTGCTTTCAGAGAG GCTCCCATTCTTCTAGGACTCCTGGAGAAGATGAAGACCAATGCTCAGCATTTGTACCCTCAG TTACTCATGGTTGATGGAAATGGGTTGCTCCATCCACGAG GTTTTGGTTTAGCATGCCATCTCGGTGTCCTTGCAGACCTGCCGACCATTGGTGTTGGAAAAAAT TTGCACCATGTGGATGGTCTTAACCAATCTGAAGTCAGAAGACAGCTTGAAGCAAAAGAAAACTGTAATAAGGAATATATTTTATTGACTGGACAGTCTGGGGCGACATGGGGAGCG GCAATGCGCTCCTGTCCTGGTTCATCCAAGCCAATCTACATCTCAGTTGGTCATCGCATTTTGCTCGACTCTGCCATTGGGGTAGTGAAGTACTGCTGTAAATATCGTGTTCCAGAGCCCACGCGTCAG GCTGATATAAGATCGAAGGTGTACCTCCAACAGCACCTAAGATTACAGCAGTAA